A genome region from Pan paniscus chromosome 17, NHGRI_mPanPan1-v2.0_pri, whole genome shotgun sequence includes the following:
- the ZNF396 gene encoding zinc finger protein 396 isoform X1: MSAKLGKSSSLLTQTSEECNGILTEKMEEEEQTCDPDSSLHWSSSYSPETFRQQFRQFGYQDSPGPHEALSRLRELCHLWLRPEVHTKEQILELLVLEQFLAILPKELQAWVQKHHPENGEETVTMLEDVERELDGPKQIFFGRRKDMIAEKLAPSEITEELPSSQLMPVKKQLQGASWELQSLRPHDEDIKTTNVKSASRQKTSLGIELHCSVSNILHMNASQSSTYRGTYEQDGRFEKRQGNPSWKKQQKCDECGKIFSQSSALILRQRIHSGEKPYACDECAKAFSRSAILIQHRRTHTGEKPYKCHDCGKAFSQSSNLFRHRKRHIRKKVP; encoded by the exons ATGTCTGCAAAATTGGGAAAGTCATCATCACTCCTAACACAAACTTCAGAGGAGTGTAATGGGATTCTGACAGAGAAGATGGAAGAGGAAGAGCAGACCTGTGATCCAGACTCTAGCCTCCACTGGAGCAGCAGCTACAGCCCAGAGACCTTCCGCCAGCAATTCAGGCAGTTTGGCTACCAGGATTCACCTGGGCCCCATGAGGCTCTGAGCCGGCTCCGAGAACTTTGTCATCTCTGGCTGAGGCCGGAGGTGCACACCAAGGAGCAGATCCTGGAGCTGCTGGTGCTGGAGCAGTTCCTGGCCATCCTCCCAAAAGAGCTTCAGGCCTGGGTGCAGAAGCATCATCCAGAGAATGGAGAGGAAACTGTGACTATGCTGGAGGATGTGGAGAGAGAGCTTGATGGACCAAAGCAG ATCTTTTTTGGACGAAGGAAGGACATGATTGCAGAGAAGCTAGCACCTTCAGAAATCACTGAGGAATTGCCAAGTAGCCAGCTCATGCCCGTGAAGAAGCAGCTCCAGGGAGCATCATGGGAGCTTCAGTCCTTAAGACCACATG aTGAAGACATCAAAACTACAAATGTGAAATCTGCTTCAAGGCAAAAGACTTCTTTAGGCATAGAACTGCATTGCAGTGTTTCCAATATCCTTCATATGAATGCCTCCCAGAGTTCCACATATAGAGGAACCTATGAACAAGATGGTAGGTTTGAAAAGAGACAAGGAAACCCTTCTtggaaaaaacaacagaaatgtgatGAATGTGGCAAAATCTTTAGTCAGAGCTCAGCCCTTATTTTACGTCAGAGAATCCAcagtggagagaaaccttatgcATGTGACGAGTGTGCAAAGGCATTCAGCCGAAGCGCAATTCTGATTCAGCATCGACGAACCCATACTGGTGAGAAGCCCTACAAGTGTCATGactgtggcaaagcctttagtcAGAGCTCAAATCTTTTTAGACATAGGAAAAGACACATTAGAAAAAAAGTCCCATAA
- the ZNF396 gene encoding zinc finger protein 396 isoform X2 has product MSAKLGKSSSLLTQTSEECNGILTEKMEEEEQTCDPDSSLHWSSSYSPETFRQQFRQFGYQDSPGPHEALSRLRELCHLWLRPEVHTKEQILELLVLEQFLAILPKELQAWVQKHHPENGEETVTMLEDVERELDGPKQIFFGRRKDMIAEKLAPSEITEELPSSQLMPVKKQLQGASWELQSLRPHDEDIKTTNVKSASRQKTSLGIELHCSVSNILHMNASQSSTYRGTYEQDGRFEKRQGNPSWKKQQKCDECGKIFSQSSALILRQRIHSGEKPYACDECAKAFSRSAILIQHRRTHTDSKYEHVMAEAQKNMYFKTRLKCPRSLSGGR; this is encoded by the exons ATGTCTGCAAAATTGGGAAAGTCATCATCACTCCTAACACAAACTTCAGAGGAGTGTAATGGGATTCTGACAGAGAAGATGGAAGAGGAAGAGCAGACCTGTGATCCAGACTCTAGCCTCCACTGGAGCAGCAGCTACAGCCCAGAGACCTTCCGCCAGCAATTCAGGCAGTTTGGCTACCAGGATTCACCTGGGCCCCATGAGGCTCTGAGCCGGCTCCGAGAACTTTGTCATCTCTGGCTGAGGCCGGAGGTGCACACCAAGGAGCAGATCCTGGAGCTGCTGGTGCTGGAGCAGTTCCTGGCCATCCTCCCAAAAGAGCTTCAGGCCTGGGTGCAGAAGCATCATCCAGAGAATGGAGAGGAAACTGTGACTATGCTGGAGGATGTGGAGAGAGAGCTTGATGGACCAAAGCAG ATCTTTTTTGGACGAAGGAAGGACATGATTGCAGAGAAGCTAGCACCTTCAGAAATCACTGAGGAATTGCCAAGTAGCCAGCTCATGCCCGTGAAGAAGCAGCTCCAGGGAGCATCATGGGAGCTTCAGTCCTTAAGACCACATG aTGAAGACATCAAAACTACAAATGTGAAATCTGCTTCAAGGCAAAAGACTTCTTTAGGCATAGAACTGCATTGCAGTGTTTCCAATATCCTTCATATGAATGCCTCCCAGAGTTCCACATATAGAGGAACCTATGAACAAGATGGTAGGTTTGAAAAGAGACAAGGAAACCCTTCTtggaaaaaacaacagaaatgtgatGAATGTGGCAAAATCTTTAGTCAGAGCTCAGCCCTTATTTTACGTCAGAGAATCCAcagtggagagaaaccttatgcATGTGACGAGTGTGCAAAGGCATTCAGCCGAAGCGCAATTCTGATTCAGCATCGACGAACCCATACTG ATTCAAAATATGAACATGTGATGGCAGAGGCCCAAAAGAATATGTACTTCAAGACTAGGCTGAAGTGTCCCAGGTCACTTTCAGGAGGCAGATAA